TATGATGTACTTAATTTGCCACGATAGGAACAGATAAAGAATTACTTGAGTTTAGTTACTCTCGTCCATTAGGTATCATATACATGCCTAGTCTACATAAGTACATccaaacaaatgaatgttatTCTAGAAATGAAAATCctttttttgtgttaaatattattcaaactcaaagtatctttattcatatgggTAAACAAGTAAACTTATGAACGACAAAAgtacttaaattaattgtaaatttacatttactaccagttcgcacgTCAAGGGCGaagcgggtaagaagaactgacaagaaagttttctctttttaatcgccaagtattgagtcatacaaattgtttgaactggagccaatcaatcccaaggattagcaTCATTTatgtattcgtcaaatttataaaaagctttattgattaatttacttttaacgagggctttcaatttatttagtgatatcTCTAATTTCgtttgggagtttgttgtaaaaacgaatacaatttccatataaggagtggtttatcttctggagcctggttggtcgtacactcAAATTAGTTCTATTTCGCGTATTATTCTGGTGAAaaacttcatttattttaaaatcgtgtatattttttgtacatacaactaggcttcaagaatatattgaccagacagtgtcataatatttaagtcCCTAAACTTATGCCGTACCGACTCCCTAGGAGAAACACAACAAATACCCCGAACAGCCCCCTTTTGCAGCTCAAATTTGGATTGCACATCTGCagcatatattaaaatgtatacctacatatttattagtttacaaaaagtattatattcGAAATCGCCACATTTCGCTTTTGTACAGGCGAAGGATCTATTTGTTTAAGATCCAGCTGCAGATTAATGCGCTCATCAGTTATTtgctaaaaacatttttttatgtatatttataattaggagAATGTATATCTACCAAGTTGCCTAGGGAGCGTTCaattattacgtaacgaatttatGGGTATACGATgcgggcggggattgaattacgcgttattgataatattattttcgactttccagtactttaaaCCACATAATGATAAGTTGTAGGTAtgaagagtcactgggggtgggcacaaaacgttttactattggatacagaaaacgttactgAGCGTTACATGGTATGTGGGGATCCAGAATTCCCGGGTGCCGCTCCCACCTGGCTGCTCTTTTTCGTAGCCAGGTGTTAACAAGTATGATGTCGATATATTTATACGTTCATAACGtacgtttattaattatatatcaaattgaagttaaatttgtttctattaattatCGTATATGGGTGCGTAGTTAAATCTGACCGCAAATAACGGTGTTAaagatgataaatatttaagaaagaGAAAGAGAGTTACCGCATAACATCATTTTCAGACGAGGTTAGCGAATGCCGCCTGCGCAACTCTTTAAGCTTttggtcttgttttataataagcgACAGAGacctagcgggaatcttcatttttagcgataagattttttgcttcctCAAGAGGATTTTGTTGAAGTGTCtcgaatatgaccgacggctcgatacccactttgtgcaagaaatattttgattaacaccccattccatattaataatgattaataacgaacacgaaaaaaatatgtgaaatggcgcaaaatcgaaagaatttttttaaaaactaaaataatatacgtgttccaaataccaaataattaaaaagttgaaaaaaaagtaaacaatatttatggccAAGCTATTTATAGTAGGTACGATTATTCTGAACTGACGAAGCGCAGCCAATGaagttatattacataaactaCATTAAGCCCCTCGTAACTGTGAAAATTCCTAAAAACGTTGGCTAAAATATCGATTCAGTTTCAAGTTGACACACAAACTTAAAACTTCGCATCAAGCATAAATTTTAGGAACACAATTAATAACTCAAAATTAATTAGCAAATATACcatttatactatattatgttaatttatttattgagtcATTTACAGCATAGATGCCAAACTACTAACAAATGTTATTactacttaaaaaaacaaaataaataatattcatatctCAGTCTTCTTTTCCCAAACCTGATACAAATATATCCTAGTTCTGGTACCTAATCGTGGAAACAGTTAAGCAGAGAAACCAACTGCGGAATTCATCACTGCAGGCGGAGGATTTTTAGTGAGCTCCACTCAGAACTGAAAACTTTTAGTTACAGTCTAAGCAATTCTGGAAGCAGGCCTATGCAGTCTGATCTTCAAAACATTTAGTACACAGTAGATTGCCGATTGCTAGTAGTTTACAATTTTTcgtgaagttttttttttctttaaaaataatatacgtttaTAGTAGAGCCCACGATGCTAATTGGCGATTTACCTATTCAGTTGTGAAGCTTTGATAATaagaagatttattttttataatgtatacttTTTCATCGATGGCTAtagattttcaaaaatgtaaaaaaactgTGCGATGGATATACTCGAGCGCGTTAGATATTGATAGTACGTACGtcctacgtattttttttaatgttttgttaatcTGATTGTTTTATCTGTGGGGGTTACGTACGggttgaaaatgaaaaaaaaaattaatcaagcGCGTCAGATTTTCTAAGGGGATAACATCCtcttagaaaattttaatgaatctataaaaaagttCTCATTGTATTATCTGTCGATTTGGATGTGACGCAAACTCGTGGCTATTATTAGAATGTGCTAAAAATatcgccattttgaaatacTGAAGCGCGTCagattaagatatatatatggttCATCTCAATCTCCTAGACATGCTGGCTCATAAACTGACGATTATCTGGAGGGATTCGCCTAATCGAAGTGAGAAGCTCAGAAAATAGTAAAAAGTGTATGTTGTTCAAGtagaagttatatttataatatatattttttaaatgcttttaaaaatcattaaccGGAAGAACCGGTTTCCTCGACGACatcctaaaatatttataattttttcttatgtttctaatgtaaattttcttgAGTTTTGCAAAGTAGTTTCAGCACAAAATACAcactttatgttttattactcatagttaatattttaaaactaatatgcAGCCGCAcgtattaaactttattgacGATTTTTTCTTACTTCGGTTTGTGGAAATCGTCagattatacattttttcgtGAATTATTtccttcaaaataaaaaaaaatcagccACGCTCGAGAATGTCGagatgatgttttttttacaactttgCAGGAGAGCGCTGCGCGATCTTGACGTCACTTGCAAATTGTCAGATTAGTGAAACATACACTTTTTAGCATGTTATCACCCTACTTTAATCTGGCGCGCTCGCATTTCtgatgattaatttttttttactaatctgATCCTTGACGGGCTATATGGAGCTCATATTTGGTGGAGGTACTTACTGGGTGCATGGTATCCCCCTGTATATTAATCTGCCACACTGTAGTAAATCCCGAAATCCCCTCTTGGTCTCCCCTACTGTTATTATCTGTTCTCGGTACGTTTTGGACGAAATGATAACTGACAGCGTCATCTATTGGTAAACTCAATGTCGTTATCATTTGACAGTTAGTTTTGTAACGCGATTACTCACAAATTTTATGACAATCTACTGCGATTAGTAAACGAGTTACGGGGGGGACAAGCAAATGTAAACGACACTCCCTTTtcctgttttataatttaataaatggttAAGTAGGAAAGTAATACATCGGTTCAGTTAGTATATTAACTctagatacataaatatttcgaAAAGTGTTAAGTAATGGAATTGTAACTTATTGACTTTAAGACAAAATCCAGGTGAGCATATCTCGTTTACAGTAAAGCTATCAGTATACCGTGACCGCGGTCgctattgttaaatttttttctaatgcTGTAATTAGATCAAGTGTGTTGTGACCTACCGCTTATGTATTTATCTCCATTGCttgagataaaatatatctatttaattgtttatcatTATTTCCTCTTATTATCAACGTAATTAAAGCTAACAGTCATTACggtctttatttaataattacagtttaattttatgctTTATAATGAAGACCccaataatatttctaatttattcCAGGATGTCTACTATGTCCAGATCAGTTCATATCAGTCAGCAAAAGCTGGCTGAAAAACTCATAATACTAAATGACCGGGGTATTGGAATGCTCACTagaatttataacattaaaaaggcATGTGGTGATACAAAATCTAAACCGGCCTTCCTGTCTGATAAAACATTGGAGTCCTCCATTAAGCACATTGTTAGAAGATTCCCAAACATTGATGTAAAAGGCCTTCAggcaataacaaatattagaaatgaaataattaaatcgcTGTCATTGTATTACTACACATTTGTGGATCTACTTGACTTCAAAGATAATGTATGTGAACTTTTGAATATAATGGATGCTTGCCAAGTTACCTTAGACTTGACATTAAACTTTGAGCTTACAAAAAATTACCTTGACTTAGTCACAACCTATGTTTCTTTGATGATATTATTGTCAAGAGTAGAAGATCGAAAAGCAGTACTTGGCTTGTTCAATGCAGCACATGAGATGGTCCACAGTCAGATAGATCCAAGCTTTCCGAGATTAGGTCAATTAATCGTGGATTATGATACACCCTTGAAGAAACTATCTGAAGAGTTTTTGATCCACCAAAAAGTACTTTCTAGTGCATTGAATTCACTTTGGCATGTTTATCCAGCTAGAAACTTAACTGCCGAACATTGGCGTTCAGAACAAAAGCTAAGTTTAGTCAGCAACCCAGCTCTACTTTTGAAACCATCTGAAACGAATACCATGTCTTGTGAATATGTAACTCTTGAGTCTCTAGAGAGATGGGTAATCTTTGGTTTTGCTATGTGCCATCAGATGCTTCAACAAGACCATGCAAACAAGATGTGGGTGAGTGCATTGGAGTCAGGTTGGGTTGTTGCTTTATTCCGAGATGaggttatttatatacactcttACATTCAGAGTTTCTTTGATGGTATTAAGGGTTATGGAAAGAGGATATCAGAAGTCAAAGATTGCTATCATCACTCTGTTCAAAAAGCTGGCTATAAGCATAGAGAACGGCGAAAGTTCCTAAGAACAGCATTAAAAGAATTGGGTCTTATTCTTACTGACCAACCAGGATTGCTAGGTCCTAAGGCATTGCTTATATTTATTGGCCTATGTTATGCTAGAGATGAAGTATTCTGGCTTCTTAGACACAATGATAATCCTCCACAAAAGGTTAAAGGAAAGGCCACTGAAGACTTAGTGGACAGACAGCTCCCCGAGTTGCTTTTCCATATGGAGGAGTTGAGAGCATTAGTTCGCAAATATAGTCAGGTGATGCAAAGATATTATGTTCAGTATTTATCTGGTTTTGATGCTGTTGCCTTGAATCTTATGATACAAAATTTGCAAGTATGCCCTGAAGATGAAAGTATTATCTTATCCTCATTATGTAACACTGCTGCCAATTTGAGTGTAAAGCAAGTTGAAAGCAATGAGCTGTTTGATTTTAGAGCCTTCCGTTTAGATTGGTTCCGCCTCCAAGCATACACATCGGTTGCAAAAGCGCCTTTCAGCCTAGTTGACCAAAGAGAACTATCACAGTTCATTGATAAAATGGTATTTCACACCAAAATGGTTGATAACCTAGATGAGATTATGGTTGAGACCTCTGATTtatctttgttttgtttttacagtAAAATTTTTGAAAGTCAATTTCACATGTGCTTAGAGTTTCCAGCACAGAATCGTTACATTATTGCTTTCCCTCTCATCTGCAGTCACTTTCAAAATTGCACCCATGAATTATGCCCTGAAGAAAGGCACCATATCAGAGAAAGGAGTCTATCTGTTGTTAACATTTATCTGGATGAAATGGCAAAGGAAGCcaagaatattattacaacaatTTGTGACGAGCAATGTACTATGAGTGATAAACTCCTTCCAAAACATTGTGCCCAAACAATTGCCCATCTCGCAAATCGCaagaaaaaagataaaaataagaaaaatcatATTGAAATCGTAAAACCAGGTGCCGAAAGTTATAGGAAATCAAGAGAAGAGCTGACTACTATGGATAAATTGCACATGGCGTTAACTGAACTGTGTTTtgctataaattattgttcaaCTGTCAATGTTTGGGAATACACGTTTGCACCCCGGGAATATTTACACCAACATTTGGAAACAAGATTTTCAAAAGCATTGGTGGGAATGGTAATGTTTAATCAAGACACAAGTGAAATTGCTAAGCCATCAGAGTTGCTCGTCAGTGTAAGAGCTTATATGAATGTACTTCAAACGGTTGAAAATTATGTCCACATTGATATAACACGTGTCTTCAATAATTGTTTGCTTCAACAGACGCAAAATATGGACAGTCACGGCGAAAAGACAATAGCGTCTCTATATACGCAATGGTATTCTGAAATATTACTGCGACGCGTTAGTGCTGGAAACATTTGTTACTCAATAAATCAAAAAGCTTTCGTAAGTCTTTCCGCTGAAGGTGCTATTCCTTTCAACGCTGAAGAGTATTCAGATATTAATGAGTTGAGAGCTTTAGCTGAATTAATAGGGCCGTATGGAATGAAGCTTTTAAGCGAAACTCTAATGTGGCACATTGCGAGCCAAGTCCAAGAGCTCAAAAAGCTGGTGGTGCAAAATAAAGAAGTGCTGCAAATGCTCAGAACAAACTTTGATAAACCAGACATTATGCGAGAACAATTCAAACGGTTGCAACAAGTTGACAATGTACTGCAAAGGATGACAATAATAGGAGTTATTTTGAGCTTCCGTCAAGTAGCACAAGAGTCTTTACTCGATGTATTGGAACGGCGAATTCCCTTCCTGATCAGTTCCATTAAGGACTTCCAGCAGCAGTTGCCTAGTGGTGATCCTATGCGTGTCATATCAGAAATGTGTTCGGCGGCTGGCCTGCCATGCAAGGTAGACCCTACTTTGGCTTCTGCACTCCGACAGCACAAGGCCGAAGTCGAGGAAGAGGAACATTTGATAGTGTGTCTTTTGATGGTCTTTGTTGCCGTCTCCCTTCCAAGACTCGCTAGAAGCGAGGGCTCCTTTTACAGGCCTTCACTTGAAGGACACGCAAACAACATTCATTGCATGGCACCTGCAATCAATCATATTTTTGGTGCTCTTTTCACAATTTGTGGACAAGGAGATATCGAAGACAGAATGAAGGAATTCTTGGCACTAGCGTCATCGTCATTGCTGCGCCTCGGTCAAGAAACAGAGAAGGAGGCGATAAAAAATCGGGAATCCGTATATCTTCTCCTCGATCTTATCGTGCAGGAGTCTCCGTTCCTCACTATGGATCTTCTTGAGTCGTGCTTCCCTTATGTATTGATACGTAACGCTTATCATGAAGTGTACAAGCAGGAACAAGTGCTATTGCATTCTTAGTTTCGAtgatattagaaaaatatcacATGCGTTAGGAAAGATATCTTACCCGTAGTTCTTGTGAAATAATCGTTTCATTATAATGCACGCGTAATACCTGATTCGAGTTAATTATCTAGGATTTAAATGAATGTTagcaaacaaatattatgaataattccATATTTGCATTCTTCTAGGCTTTAAAGACTGGTTAAGTATTCCTTCTCATATAATGAACGAAATTAtagataactatttatttaggcTTCGTTTGTAGGATGactttgaatataattatttatgaaattaagtttatattcgCCTTTTTATACATGtgcttttattaaacatttttacatgATAGATTAGTAATGTATAGGCTAGGTCATTTTAAGTTATAAGCAAACACAATGTTTACGTTATTAAAAGTTGTCAGatcttttattattgttttctcGTATATTTTATGTGGCAATACTatcaatagataaaaaataactttcatCTACACTGTCTCTAATATCTTTGAAATAACACGCCTCTTGATTAAGTTTAATATAGGTGCTCTACCGTAACGTCTATAATCGTGTATGTTTTAACTTGACAATAATTTCATCTCATACTTTATAAGTCAACATTTGTTGTTTATTGCCACTACACGTCTTATTCCCAACACTGTTAGGCTTCTGTCATTGTCAATACGCGTCTAAAGGCTATAACACTGAGAACGGCGAAGCGGGAAAGCACCTTTTTAGGATATTTTAAGCTAAATAGTTCAACAGCCTTATTTCTTTCTTCACCCACAAGGTAACGTGCAGTCTGTATttcgaaataattttaattatgttgcaTATAGCAAGATTATGCGCAAATTAATGTAAGACATTTTGTaacttgtataatataatcatacaataaattttttaaatagtatatttcgTTTTAATTAGACTTGGACCAGccattgtttaaaatttacaatatcatctgatgttaagtagtACCGTTGCATATGGGCACTtcataataaagttaaattagataaatttgCCAAACATTGATCCTATTAAAAACCTTTAATTGAGATGCTTATTCATATAACAGTAgtttaattacttactaatcacCACCTTATCAGCTACGAATGCATcgttatctactttcctacattcactaacccgatctatggctctaaaagaaaaatagaataaactatgtctaacctaacctacattaacatcattatctataataaaattagatgtaagggttacatatttaaataaaacatttttattccaggtattattcttttatttatatgtcaattatatttctatacaaatttactagcacCGTATCATTGTTCTCTGAGTCacacgtaaaatttctaaggaagtcttctaatctcatctccctgaacttgtaatatatgtataccaaacaGAACTCTCCGCACACCGCCTTTAGGTAATCCTGAACCGTAAGGCTATTGTATCTCCACATGCAACAATTCCtccttaaaaatccttctattgcatcaataggtttacgtccaaacgaatcaaagtattccccaactctttcaacgtttatatgaatagccacccaatgagaccccggctgtgaatcagggtcaagattgcatatgataagtgctggcacctgagcatacatcggcaatcgatttgaaggatatacgttgctctggaggctgggatgtattctacgaagactcatttgcacttctagcctgttcatactttaatacgcgtttactcccctactctttcactcttttactgactacatttattactatcaattcatattcgtaccaatgtatttaaacacacataatatgatctcaacataagtaatgagtctctttgtaaaaaaagtaatgaaggtaaataaaaaccatgtcatattcgattacattatattttattattcttaatatcataataattacataagtgattgcttaactactataatccacacatacatttctgttcttatctatttctataatatttgaaaactctgcgtaaactacacagttaattgtttcaggcaatgcgctctcgaatcttacttccattcttacactaccatggcgtacaagattccaatgcacattagagttagccgacaagtcaggtgttaaatcaaaagctagtaaacagtacccatttgaatattgctccctcgatattccattaccttcgttaagaaaatgtataccggtgcctgagtacagggtgtggtatgcgctagtaaatacatcgtttggaaatgatggttgtaacgcttttgaaggtatctgttga
This is a stretch of genomic DNA from Pieris brassicae chromosome 1, ilPieBrab1.1, whole genome shotgun sequence. It encodes these proteins:
- the LOC123707931 gene encoding membrane-associated protein Hem translates to MSTMSRSVHISQQKLAEKLIILNDRGIGMLTRIYNIKKACGDTKSKPAFLSDKTLESSIKHIVRRFPNIDVKGLQAITNIRNEIIKSLSLYYYTFVDLLDFKDNVCELLNIMDACQVTLDLTLNFELTKNYLDLVTTYVSLMILLSRVEDRKAVLGLFNAAHEMVHSQIDPSFPRLGQLIVDYDTPLKKLSEEFLIHQKVLSSALNSLWHVYPARNLTAEHWRSEQKLSLVSNPALLLKPSETNTMSCEYVTLESLERWVIFGFAMCHQMLQQDHANKMWVSALESGWVVALFRDEVIYIHSYIQSFFDGIKGYGKRISEVKDCYHHSVQKAGYKHRERRKFLRTALKELGLILTDQPGLLGPKALLIFIGLCYARDEVFWLLRHNDNPPQKVKGKATEDLVDRQLPELLFHMEELRALVRKYSQVMQRYYVQYLSGFDAVALNLMIQNLQVCPEDESIILSSLCNTAANLSVKQVESNELFDFRAFRLDWFRLQAYTSVAKAPFSLVDQRELSQFIDKMVFHTKMVDNLDEIMVETSDLSLFCFYSKIFESQFHMCLEFPAQNRYIIAFPLICSHFQNCTHELCPEERHHIRERSLSVVNIYLDEMAKEAKNIITTICDEQCTMSDKLLPKHCAQTIAHLANRKKKDKNKKNHIEIVKPGAESYRKSREELTTMDKLHMALTELCFAINYCSTVNVWEYTFAPREYLHQHLETRFSKALVGMVMFNQDTSEIAKPSELLVSVRAYMNVLQTVENYVHIDITRVFNNCLLQQTQNMDSHGEKTIASLYTQWYSEILLRRVSAGNICYSINQKAFVSLSAEGAIPFNAEEYSDINELRALAELIGPYGMKLLSETLMWHIASQVQELKKLVVQNKEVLQMLRTNFDKPDIMREQFKRLQQVDNVLQRMTIIGVILSFRQVAQESLLDVLERRIPFLISSIKDFQQQLPSGDPMRVISEMCSAAGLPCKVDPTLASALRQHKAEVEEEEHLIVCLLMVFVAVSLPRLARSEGSFYRPSLEGHANNIHCMAPAINHIFGALFTICGQGDIEDRMKEFLALASSSLLRLGQETEKEAIKNRESVYLLLDLIVQESPFLTMDLLESCFPYVLIRNAYHEVYKQEQVLLHS